The following nucleotide sequence is from Halapricum desulfuricans.
GGCTGTGACGTGTCTCTGCTCGGTTCGTTCCGGTCCCCCACGCATATACTTTTCTTCACAGGCCCGGACGGTCCCGCTGGTCCCGGCGACTCGAACCCCGATCGGGTCAGACCCGACCGTCTCGACGCAGGCGACGATCGCCCGGGCGCGGTCGCTCTCGCCGCGTCGGGCCCGGACGATCGCCTCGCCGCCGCCGTCCCAGCGGTCGAAGCGGACGACGGTCAGATCCACGTCCGCACTTCCGACGTCGCCGAGCAGGTTCTGGGCGGCGTACCACAGCTCGCGCTGGAAGCCGCCACGATCGACGTCCGCGTCGGGCCACGTCTCGAACCTGACCGCCAGGTATCGCCACCGCGGCTGGAGGTGTTTCGGGAGGTGTTTCACGCTCGGTCGTCCCCCCACTTGGCGACGAGCACGCCGACCTGCTCGTGGACCGCCTCGACCGCGGTCAGCGCGAACCCGGCGTCGGTCAGCGCGTCGGCCAGCACGCCCACCGTCGCCGGGTCGTCCACTTCGGGCGAGTAGAACGGTTCCTCGGGGTCGGCCTCACCGAACAGCATGACGTCCCCGAGGACGAACCGATCGGGTGCGAGGCCCGCGATCACGTCGATCGCGTCGCGTTTCTCCCCGTCCGAGAGGTGATGCATCGCGAAGTTCGAGACGACGACGTCGACGTCCGCGTCTTCGGGCACGTCGGGCTCGCGGAATCGACCCCGGCCGAACTCGACGGTCTCGATTCCGGCGTCGGAC
It contains:
- a CDS encoding class I SAM-dependent methyltransferase codes for the protein MTGDVEEHAARFDEKAAEYDDGDHSPEYRDCRDLVIEHAAAGEDDVVLDLGAGTGAISLALAPAAARVIGRDVSEGMLEQARKKASDAGIETVEFGRGRFREPDVPEDADVDVVVSNFAMHHLSDGEKRDAIDVIAGLAPDRFVLGDVMLFGEADPEEPFYSPEVDDPATVGVLADALTDAGFALTAVEAVHEQVGVLVAKWGDDRA
- a CDS encoding Rpp14/Pop5 family protein — encoded protein: MKHLPKHLQPRWRYLAVRFETWPDADVDRGGFQRELWYAAQNLLGDVGSADVDLTVVRFDRWDGGGEAIVRARRGESDRARAIVACVETVGSDPIGVRVAGTSGTVRACEEKYMRGGPERTEQRHVTAGGDTQAVVVRDGRLEYRTNDALAAGTPLDIE